The following are encoded together in the Glycine max cultivar Williams 82 chromosome 8, Glycine_max_v4.0, whole genome shotgun sequence genome:
- the LOC102670034 gene encoding (S)-2-hydroxy-acid oxidase GLO1 → MITNVTEYEAIAKEKLPKMVYDYYASGAEDQWTLKENRNAFSRILFQPRILVDVSKIDLTTTVLKDKNVVAQLVRRAERAGFQAIALTVDSPVLGRREADIKNRFTLPPNMVFKNFERLDLGKLDKTCDSVVTTYVAVLFDRSLNWKDCFLNHEANSIYYANNVARIAIQAGAAGIIVSNQGARQLDYVPATIMALEEIGRPVMFSLAADGKAGVRKVLRMLVDELEVTIN, encoded by the exons ATGATAACTAATGTTACAGAGTATGAGGCAATtgcaaaggaaaaattgccaaaGATGGTTTATGACTATTATGCATCAGGGGCAGAGGATCAGTGGACTTTGAAAGAAAATCGAAATGCATTCTCAAGGATTCT GTTCCAGCCACGTATTCTTGTTGATGTAAGCAAGATAGATTTGACTACAACT gTGTTGAAAGACAAAAATGTGGTTGCTCAGCTTGTGAGAAGAGCTGAAAGAGCAGGTTTCCAGGCAATTGCCCTTACTGTGGACAGTCCAGTTCTTGGTCGTAGGGAGGCTGACATCAAAAACAG ATTTACATTGCCGCCAAACATGGTATTTAAGAATTTTGAAAGATTGGATCTTGGAAAGCTGGACAAG ACTTGTGACTCTGTTGTTACCACTTATGTTGCTGTACTATTTGATCGGTCACTCAACTGGAAG gATTGTTTTCTCAATCATGAAGCCAATTCCATATACTATGCTAATAATGTAGCAAGGATAGCCATACAAGCTGGAGCTGCTGGGATCATTGTTTCCAATCAAGGAGCTCGGCAACTTGACTATGTCCCTGCTACTATTATGGCTTTGGAAGAG ATTGGTAGACCTGTGATGTTTTCATTGGCTGCTGATGGCAAGGCTGGTGTAAGAAAAGTACTTCGAATGCTTGTTGATGAGTTAGAAGTAACTATAAATTGA
- the LOC121172669 gene encoding (S)-2-hydroxy-acid oxidase GLO1, translated as MKMDMITNVTEYEAVAKENLPKMVYDFYASGAEDQWTLKENRNAFSRILFRLRILVDLSKIDLTTTVLGFKISMPIMIAPTAKQKMAHPEGELDTARAASAAGTIMTLSSTATSSVEEVASFFPHFFFP; from the exons atgaagatggatatgaTAACTAATGTTACCGAGTATGAGGCAGTTGCAAAGGAAAATTTGCCAAAGATGGTTTATGACTTCTATGCATCAGGGGCAGAGGATCAGTGGACTTTGAAAGAGAACCGAAATGCATTCTCAAGGATTCT GTTCCGGCTGCGTATTCTTGTTGATTTAAGCAAGATAGACTTGACTACAACTGTATTGGGCTTCAAAATATCAATGCCTATCATGATTGCTCCAACAGCCAAGCAAAAGATGGCTCACCCTGAAG GAGAATTAGATACTGCTAGAGCAGCATCAGCAGCTGGCACAATCATG ACACTATCCTCAACTGCTACTTCCAGTGTCGAGGAGGTTGCTTCATTTTTTCctcatttcttctttccatAG